From Streptomyces asiaticus, one genomic window encodes:
- a CDS encoding MerR family DNA-binding protein, which translates to MRRTGMSVDDVRAFVRMGSGLEWHDRRTALLERRVAAIEEQIGQLRQDLAVVREKIAHHRDLKRRGLDCEDEIGTTRTARATRTVKDGN; encoded by the coding sequence CTGCGCCGTACCGGCATGTCGGTGGACGACGTGCGGGCCTTCGTGCGGATGGGCTCCGGCCTGGAGTGGCACGACAGGCGTACGGCGCTCCTGGAGCGGCGCGTCGCGGCCATCGAGGAGCAGATCGGTCAGTTGCGTCAGGACCTGGCGGTCGTGCGGGAGAAGATCGCGCACCACCGCGATCTGAAACGGCGTGGTCTGGACTGCGAGGACGAGATCGGCACGACGCGAACGGCGCGAGCAACGCGAACGGTGAAAGACGGGAATTGA
- a CDS encoding zinc-binding dehydrogenase produces MRRWGTGPGRTVGIVGMGGLGHIALQLAHAMGAEVVQFTTSPDKATEARRLGADDVVFSQDEQRMAAQTGRFDLILGTVGAPHALEPCLSALAIDGTLCLVGIPEQELRLSALSLIVGAKNLAGAGSGGTGETQGMLDFCGELGITAETEIVPAHDVNTSLDRLARNDVRYRFVLDLA; encoded by the coding sequence TTGCGCCGCTGGGGCACCGGCCCCGGCCGGACGGTCGGCATAGTCGGCATGGGTGGCCTGGGCCATATCGCTCTCCAACTCGCCCATGCCATGGGCGCCGAGGTCGTGCAGTTCACCACCTCTCCCGACAAGGCCACCGAAGCACGCCGACTGGGCGCCGACGACGTGGTCTTCTCCCAGGACGAGCAGCGGATGGCCGCGCAGACGGGGCGCTTCGACCTGATCCTCGGCACCGTCGGAGCGCCGCACGCGCTGGAGCCCTGTCTGAGCGCCCTGGCCATCGATGGAACCCTGTGCCTGGTCGGCATCCCGGAGCAGGAACTGCGGCTCAGCGCGCTCAGCCTGATCGTCGGCGCGAAGAACCTGGCCGGCGCGGGCAGCGGTGGAACCGGCGAAACCCAGGGAATGCTCGACTTCTGCGGCGAGCTCGGCATCACCGCCGAGACCGAGATCGTGCCCGCGCACGACGTCAATACCAGCCTCGACCGGCTGGCCCGCAACGACGTGCGCTACCGCTTCGTCCTCGACCTGGCCTGA
- a CDS encoding 50S ribosomal protein bL37, protein MSSKRRRKKKARRKNGANHGSRPQS, encoded by the coding sequence ATGTCGTCGAAGCGACGTCGTAAGAAGAAGGCCCGTCGTAAGAACGGAGCCAATCACGGTAGCCGTCCCCAGTCCTGA
- a CDS encoding MepB family protein, producing the protein MYDPSGFTCSPPVPEPESAEYAACGFTLDGRSVRFRVAKTTPPKVEQFVTVWQRSENGPIRPFDADDGVDLFIISSRDDRGFGQFVFPCAVLCERGVVSRDGRGGKRGFRVYPPGGEPLPSPRHRYAAPPHGRGSAARQGHRHTAGAPPLTPGVQGRSPW; encoded by the coding sequence GTGTACGACCCGAGCGGTTTTACCTGCTCGCCGCCGGTGCCCGAACCGGAGAGCGCCGAATACGCGGCGTGCGGGTTCACGCTCGACGGCCGTTCGGTCCGATTCCGGGTGGCCAAAACCACCCCGCCGAAGGTGGAGCAGTTCGTCACCGTGTGGCAGCGGTCCGAGAACGGGCCGATCCGCCCCTTCGACGCCGACGACGGGGTGGACCTCTTCATCATCAGCAGCCGGGACGACCGCGGCTTCGGCCAGTTCGTGTTCCCGTGCGCGGTGCTGTGCGAGCGCGGCGTCGTCTCCCGTGACGGCAGGGGCGGGAAGCGGGGGTTCCGGGTCTACCCGCCCGGCGGCGAGCCACTCCCCTCCCCACGCCACCGATACGCGGCTCCGCCGCACGGCAGGGGCTCCGCCGCACGGCAGGGGCACCGCCACACGGCAGGGGCACCGCCCCTGACCCCCGGGGTCCAGGGGCGGAGCCCCTGGTAA
- a CDS encoding tartrate dehydrogenase, with protein sequence MTNRRTTTTHRIALIPGDGIGNEVIPAARRVLDTVAARHGLGFTYETYDWSCERYADLGAMMPDDGLDQLRGHDAILLGAVGHPGVPDHVSLWGLLIPIRRGFQQYVNLRPIRVFEGVPSPLRDADPGDVDLVVVRENVEGEYGEIGGRLGRGLPEEMAVQEAVFTRKGVTRVLDYAFALAERRGGRLTSATKSNGIIHTMPFWDELVAERATAHPEVVWDQEHIDALAAKFVLDPRRFDVVVASNLFGDILSDLAAAVAGSIGIAPAANLNPERDFPSMFEPVHGSAPDIAGRGIANPLGAIWSAAMMLDHLGHPEAATRVTDAMATVLAKTPVRTPDLGGTATTEEFTDALLEPLR encoded by the coding sequence ATGACGAACCGCCGCACGACCACCACCCACCGCATCGCCCTGATCCCCGGCGACGGCATCGGCAACGAGGTCATCCCGGCCGCCCGCCGCGTCCTGGACACCGTCGCCGCCCGGCACGGCCTCGGCTTCACGTACGAGACGTACGACTGGTCCTGCGAGCGCTATGCCGACCTCGGCGCGATGATGCCCGACGACGGTCTTGACCAGTTGCGCGGCCATGACGCGATCCTGCTCGGCGCGGTCGGCCACCCCGGCGTCCCGGACCATGTCTCGCTGTGGGGGCTGCTGATCCCCATCCGCCGGGGCTTCCAGCAGTACGTCAATCTGCGCCCCATCCGCGTCTTCGAGGGCGTGCCCAGCCCGCTGCGCGACGCGGACCCCGGCGATGTCGACCTCGTCGTCGTCCGGGAGAACGTCGAGGGCGAGTACGGCGAGATCGGCGGCCGCCTCGGGCGGGGGCTCCCGGAGGAAATGGCCGTCCAGGAAGCGGTGTTCACCCGCAAGGGCGTCACCCGCGTCCTGGACTACGCCTTCGCCCTCGCCGAGCGGCGCGGCGGCCGGCTCACCTCGGCCACCAAGTCCAACGGCATCATCCACACCATGCCCTTCTGGGACGAGCTGGTGGCCGAACGCGCCACCGCGCACCCGGAGGTGGTCTGGGACCAGGAGCACATCGACGCCCTCGCCGCCAAGTTCGTCCTCGACCCGCGGCGCTTCGACGTCGTCGTGGCCTCCAACCTCTTCGGCGACATCCTCAGCGACCTCGCCGCCGCGGTCGCGGGCAGCATCGGCATCGCCCCCGCGGCCAACCTCAACCCCGAGCGCGACTTCCCCTCCATGTTCGAGCCCGTCCACGGCTCCGCGCCCGACATCGCCGGACGCGGGATCGCCAATCCGCTCGGCGCGATCTGGTCCGCCGCGATGATGCTCGACCACCTCGGCCACCCCGAGGCGGCCACCCGCGTCACCGACGCCATGGCGACCGTCCTGGCGAAGACCCCCGTCCGCACCCCGGACCTGGGCGGTACGGCCACCACCGAGGAATTCACCGACGCCCTGCTCGAACCGCTCCGATGA
- a CDS encoding LysR family transcriptional regulator has translation MDVRQLEYFLAVVDHGGFNRAASALYLSQPSLSQAIRALERDLGSDLFHRIGRRAVLTDAGTALIGPARDAVRSLQLARASVESVHGLRGGQVDIAAPPSQAVEPLTGLIDRFARAHPAVSVRVQAAFTPRDVTEMVRTGVCELGLLASPDPVPQGDVRTYPLSEQRFVLLTPPDGPFRPGVPVRHEQLSGHRLIVGQKGTGMRRYVDDLVAEGVALTVVVETEHRVSILPLVLRGVGLAVVADAWRGLAERAGALVLDLEPSTSLHIALVSRRAPLTPAAEAFVNAAVESHGTS, from the coding sequence GTGGATGTGCGACAGCTGGAGTACTTCCTGGCCGTGGTGGACCACGGCGGGTTCAACCGGGCCGCCTCCGCGCTGTATCTGTCCCAGCCGTCCCTCTCCCAGGCCATCCGCGCCCTGGAGCGCGACCTGGGCAGCGACCTCTTCCACCGCATCGGCCGCCGGGCGGTCCTCACCGACGCGGGCACGGCCCTGATCGGACCGGCGCGGGATGCGGTGCGCAGTCTCCAGCTCGCGCGGGCCAGTGTGGAGTCGGTGCACGGGCTGCGCGGCGGCCAGGTGGACATCGCGGCCCCGCCCTCCCAGGCCGTCGAGCCGCTGACGGGGCTGATCGACCGCTTCGCCCGCGCCCATCCCGCGGTGTCCGTACGGGTGCAGGCCGCGTTCACCCCGCGCGATGTGACGGAGATGGTGCGCACCGGCGTGTGCGAGCTGGGGCTGCTGGCCTCCCCCGACCCCGTACCGCAGGGCGATGTGCGCACCTATCCGCTGTCCGAGCAGCGCTTCGTGCTGCTGACACCCCCGGACGGGCCGTTCCGCCCCGGGGTGCCGGTGCGCCATGAGCAGCTGTCCGGACACCGGCTGATCGTGGGCCAGAAGGGGACGGGGATGCGCCGCTACGTCGACGATCTGGTGGCCGAGGGCGTGGCGCTGACCGTCGTGGTCGAGACCGAGCACCGGGTGTCGATCCTGCCGCTGGTGCTGCGGGGCGTCGGCCTGGCGGTGGTGGCCGACGCCTGGCGCGGCCTCGCGGAGCGGGCGGGGGCCCTGGTCCTGGACCTGGAGCCGAGCACCAGTCTGCATATCGCCCTGGTCAGCCGGCGGGCCCCGCTGACACCGGCGGCGGAGGCGTTCGTCAACGCCGCCGTGGAATCTCATGGAACCTCATAG
- a CDS encoding alpha/beta fold hydrolase has product MSDQPLGDFDRRTVHVEGVGINVRTAGDGPPVLLLHGYPQTHMIWHHIAPALAATHRVVLADLRGYGDSDKPASDAGHTPYSKRAMARDQLLVMRELGFDRFAVVGHDRGGRVAHRLALDHPRAVAALAVLDIVPTRYVFQHADKDFGLGYFHWFFLAADHGIPEHLIGQDPAFWIRTRMGARHRGGTPFDEAAQAEYIRCFSDPAAIHASCEDYRAAASIDLVHDDADAAAGHRVTAPLLALWGAHGFVGRHYDVPEVWRGYADDVRGQALPCDHYLPEEAPEETLRHLRAFLTDPGSV; this is encoded by the coding sequence ATGAGCGATCAGCCCCTGGGCGACTTCGACCGCCGCACCGTCCATGTCGAGGGTGTGGGAATCAACGTACGCACCGCCGGGGACGGGCCGCCGGTCCTCCTCCTGCACGGCTATCCGCAGACCCATATGATCTGGCACCACATCGCCCCGGCGCTCGCCGCCACCCACCGCGTGGTCCTGGCCGATCTGCGCGGCTACGGCGACAGCGACAAGCCCGCGTCCGACGCCGGGCACACCCCGTACTCCAAGCGGGCCATGGCGCGCGACCAGCTGCTGGTGATGCGGGAGCTGGGCTTCGACCGGTTCGCGGTGGTCGGCCACGACCGGGGCGGCCGGGTCGCCCACCGGCTGGCCCTCGACCATCCGCGCGCGGTCGCCGCGCTCGCGGTCCTGGACATCGTGCCCACGCGGTACGTCTTCCAGCACGCCGACAAGGACTTCGGTCTCGGCTACTTCCACTGGTTCTTCCTGGCGGCGGACCACGGCATCCCGGAACACCTCATCGGCCAGGACCCCGCGTTCTGGATCCGCACCCGGATGGGGGCGCGCCACCGGGGCGGAACCCCGTTCGACGAGGCGGCCCAGGCCGAGTACATCCGCTGCTTCTCGGATCCCGCGGCCATCCACGCCAGCTGCGAGGACTACCGCGCCGCCGCCTCCATCGACCTGGTCCACGACGACGCGGACGCCGCCGCGGGCCACCGGGTCACCGCACCGCTGCTGGCCCTGTGGGGCGCGCACGGTTTCGTCGGCCGCCACTACGACGTACCGGAGGTCTGGCGCGGTTACGCCGACGATGTGCGCGGGCAGGCCCTGCCGTGCGACCACTACCTTCCCGAGGAGGCGCCGGAGGAGACGCTGCGCCATCTGCGGGCGTTCCTCACGGACCCGGGGAGTGTCTGA
- a CDS encoding citrate/2-methylcitrate synthase — protein MVEPEQQRGREHGREAAGEHGPDVVGDADRAEPDRGVEEFGGEAPGWALRAGTALERALAEGRSRPVPMNIDGATAIVYSELGFPPELGRGLFVLSRSVGILAHAWEEKSGGARIKGPLPRRLLPSYEGPAPRDLNRPESGGNGAGSA, from the coding sequence GTGGTCGAACCAGAGCAGCAGCGCGGACGCGAGCATGGGCGCGAGGCCGCCGGTGAGCACGGTCCCGATGTTGTTGGCGATGCCGACCGCGCTGAACCGGACCGTGGTGTCGAAGAGTTCGGCGGCGAGGCGCCGGGCTGGGCGCTGCGCGCCGGGACGGCCCTGGAGCGGGCGCTGGCGGAGGGCCGCAGCCGTCCCGTGCCGATGAACATCGACGGTGCCACCGCCATCGTCTACAGCGAACTCGGCTTTCCGCCCGAGCTCGGACGCGGGCTGTTCGTGCTCTCCCGCAGCGTGGGCATCCTCGCCCACGCCTGGGAGGAGAAGTCCGGTGGAGCCAGGATCAAGGGCCCGCTGCCCCGGCGGCTGCTGCCCTCCTACGAGGGCCCGGCGCCCCGGGACCTCAACCGGCCGGAGAGCGGTGGGAACGGCGCCGGGAGCGCCTGA